Proteins encoded by one window of Blautia argi:
- a CDS encoding response regulator transcription factor has translation MYRILIVDDEKLERNGIKFLLKKTGTELEVFEASNGRDALELLKHQKVEILLTDIKMPYVSGLELAEKVSSQYPEMKIMMFSGYSDFSYAQTAIRYGVSDYILKPVDPFEFQKTMKKLLEEIEREKAEEVQLIKTQDYLYQFFLQNYLYGGKVDIEEMKRNLDFQQYHYMVLIQTSSSFFEMEEEIFKEKLKEEIRRDFFYLNLNAGEGLFFFKEKHSDYELLCREIYQFFKLRYNTECLLAVSEELKSFEELPAVFAALEKVLEDQFYQPEEHIFSLKESEDRETNTALGDAELLKRILEDIHHQDMAHLKNHFEQLKIVYHPEKAYSEMYVKFLFSSIIKEIYEAMDLPDEKRLSREIDRLYRARRLQDVWKLTEKAMEELEEYLAEEEKGTRSEVTQVKNYIYQNYQEELSVDILAEKVYLSPGYLSYIFKQETGMNLNRFIKAFRMDKAKELLENSQKKISQIAREVGFSNNSYFCRSFREYFGVTPESCRKGTAEYEKMGTEI, from the coding sequence ATGTACAGGATTTTAATTGTAGACGATGAAAAACTGGAGCGAAACGGCATTAAGTTTTTATTGAAAAAGACAGGAACAGAGCTGGAAGTTTTTGAAGCGTCAAACGGAAGGGATGCGCTGGAACTTTTGAAGCATCAAAAGGTGGAAATTCTTTTGACGGATATTAAGATGCCCTATGTGAGCGGTTTGGAGCTGGCAGAAAAGGTATCTTCACAATATCCGGAAATGAAAATCATGATGTTCAGCGGATACAGTGACTTTTCTTATGCACAGACAGCAATCCGATACGGGGTTTCTGATTATATTTTAAAGCCCGTAGATCCTTTTGAATTTCAGAAAACCATGAAAAAGCTGCTGGAAGAAATCGAAAGAGAGAAAGCAGAAGAAGTACAGCTGATTAAAACACAGGATTATTTATACCAGTTCTTTTTGCAGAATTATTTGTACGGGGGAAAAGTCGATATTGAGGAAATGAAGAGAAATCTGGATTTCCAACAGTATCATTACATGGTTTTAATTCAGACATCCAGCAGTTTTTTTGAAATGGAAGAAGAAATCTTTAAAGAAAAATTAAAAGAGGAAATTCGCCGTGATTTCTTTTATCTGAATTTAAATGCTGGAGAAGGACTTTTCTTCTTTAAGGAGAAACACAGCGATTATGAGCTTTTGTGCAGGGAAATTTATCAGTTTTTTAAGCTTCGTTATAATACAGAATGCTTATTGGCTGTCAGCGAGGAGTTAAAAAGCTTTGAGGAGCTGCCGGCGGTTTTCGCGGCGTTGGAAAAGGTGCTGGAAGACCAGTTTTATCAGCCGGAGGAGCATATTTTTTCTTTAAAAGAGAGCGAAGACAGAGAAACCAACACAGCGCTTGGAGATGCAGAGCTTTTAAAGCGAATTTTAGAAGACATTCATCATCAAGATATGGCGCATTTAAAAAATCATTTTGAACAGTTGAAAATCGTGTATCATCCGGAAAAAGCATATTCTGAAATGTATGTGAAATTTTTATTTTCCAGTATTATAAAAGAAATTTATGAAGCCATGGATCTGCCTGATGAGAAAAGATTGAGCAGAGAAATTGACCGCTTATATCGTGCCAGAAGGCTGCAAGATGTATGGAAGCTTACTGAGAAAGCCATGGAAGAGCTGGAAGAATATCTGGCAGAAGAAGAAAAGGGTACGAGAAGTGAAGTGACGCAGGTGAAAAATTACATTTATCAGAACTATCAGGAGGAATTAAGTGTAGATATTCTGGCGGAAAAAGTATATTTGTCACCAGGGTATTTAAGCTATATTTTTAAACAGGAAACAGGCATGAATTTAAACCGTTTTATTAAAGCCTTTCGTATGGATAAGGCAAAAGAGCTGCTGGAAAACAGTCAGAAAAAGATTTCTCAGATTGCCAGGGAAGTGGGATTTTCCAATAACTCCTATTTTTGCCGAAGTTTTCGGGAATATTTCGGAGTGACACCGGAGTCTTGCAGGAAAGGAACTGCGGAGTATGAAAAAATGGGTACAGAAATATAA
- a CDS encoding carbohydrate ABC transporter permease, whose protein sequence is MKARKAKHGWLLTLIFSVISVLYMYPIILVFINSFKKKAYISRYPFKIPKGNMFVGWENYIRGLEKTGFFEAFLWTLFITVCSVALIVVCCSMCAWYISRVKTLSTKIIYVLCLFAMVVPFQMEMYTLSKIANMLKLDNPWGLIIIYLGFGAGLAVFMFTGFVKAIPIEIEEASMIDGCTPLQCYFKVVFPIMKPTCITVAILDAMWIWNDYLLPVLVLDTKKYKTISIAIQYLKGGYGSIDMGAMMGVLVLSILPIIVFYLFCQRYIIEGVAAGAVKG, encoded by the coding sequence ATGAAAGCAAGAAAAGCAAAACATGGTTGGCTGCTGACACTGATTTTCTCAGTTATCAGCGTACTGTATATGTACCCCATTATACTGGTATTTATCAACTCTTTTAAAAAGAAAGCGTATATCAGCCGTTATCCCTTTAAAATTCCAAAGGGAAATATGTTTGTAGGCTGGGAGAACTATATCCGAGGTCTGGAAAAGACGGGATTTTTCGAAGCATTTTTATGGACCTTATTTATTACTGTGTGCTCGGTGGCTTTGATTGTGGTCTGTTGTTCCATGTGTGCGTGGTATATCAGTAGAGTAAAAACATTGAGTACAAAAATTATCTATGTTTTATGTTTGTTTGCAATGGTAGTTCCTTTTCAGATGGAAATGTATACCTTATCTAAAATTGCAAATATGCTGAAGCTGGATAATCCTTGGGGATTGATTATTATTTATCTGGGATTTGGCGCAGGACTTGCAGTCTTTATGTTTACAGGATTTGTAAAGGCAATTCCGATTGAAATCGAAGAAGCAAGTATGATTGATGGATGTACGCCGCTGCAATGTTATTTTAAGGTTGTATTTCCTATTATGAAACCTACTTGTATTACTGTAGCAATTCTGGATGCCATGTGGATATGGAATGACTATCTGCTGCCTGTGCTGGTGCTGGACACAAAGAAATATAAAACAATTTCCATTGCCATTCAGTATTTGAAGGGCGGATACGGCTCGATTGACATGGGAGCCATGATGGGCGTTTTGGTATTGTCCATTCTTCCGATTATTGTGTTCTATCTTTTCTGTCAGCGTTATATTATCGAAGGTGTTGCAGCAGGCGCTGTAAAAGGTTGA
- a CDS encoding carbohydrate ABC transporter permease, whose translation MEKSIKKYFPVFVLPTMLAFVLGFIAPFALGIYLSFCKFTTVTDARWVGFQNYLKAFQDTEFYHALWYTVLFTAVSVILINVLAFTVAMLLTKGIKGTNLFRTVFFMPNLIGGIILGYIWQLLLNGVLAQYGKTLTFSSTYGFWGLVILVCWQQVGYMMIIYISGIQNIPGELIEAAKIDGANARQLLRHVTLPMVMPSITICTFLTLTNGFKLFDQNLALTNGAPSNMSELIALNIYRTFYGRPGYEGVGQAKAVIFFVLVGIIALIQNRLTRTKEVQQ comes from the coding sequence TTGGAAAAATCAATTAAAAAATATTTTCCTGTGTTTGTACTGCCTACCATGCTGGCATTTGTTTTAGGATTTATTGCACCCTTTGCTTTGGGTATTTATCTTTCCTTTTGCAAATTTACAACAGTAACAGATGCCAGATGGGTAGGATTTCAAAATTATTTAAAAGCTTTTCAGGACACAGAATTTTATCACGCTTTATGGTACACGGTTCTATTTACAGCAGTATCTGTTATTTTGATTAACGTATTGGCATTTACAGTGGCAATGCTTTTAACAAAGGGAATTAAAGGAACAAACCTTTTCCGTACAGTATTTTTTATGCCGAACTTAATCGGCGGTATTATTTTAGGTTATATCTGGCAGCTTTTATTAAATGGCGTGTTAGCACAGTATGGAAAAACTTTAACCTTTTCCTCCACCTATGGTTTCTGGGGATTGGTTATTCTGGTGTGCTGGCAGCAAGTAGGTTATATGATGATTATCTATATTTCCGGTATTCAGAATATACCGGGTGAACTCATTGAAGCGGCAAAGATTGACGGGGCAAATGCAAGACAGCTTCTTCGTCATGTTACCCTTCCTATGGTCATGCCGTCTATTACCATCTGTACGTTTTTGACACTGACCAACGGCTTTAAGCTCTTTGACCAGAACTTAGCTCTTACCAACGGCGCACCGTCAAATATGTCAGAGCTTATAGCACTAAATATTTACAGAACCTTCTATGGTCGTCCCGGCTATGAAGGCGTAGGACAGGCAAAAGCCGTTATTTTCTTTGTCTTAGTGGGAATTATTGCTTTAATACAAAATAGATTGACCAGAACAAAGGAGGTGCAGCAGTAA
- a CDS encoding ABC transporter substrate-binding protein, which produces MKFKKVFAMLMTATMLTSMLAGCGGSTENEDKEPSKEESSEVQGDKEKGGDGKVYYLNFKPEQADQWVELAETYTDETGVEVEVQTAAAGTYESTLKSEMAKDEPPTLFQVNGPVGLASWKDYCYDLSDSQIYKDVSSDDYVLKDGDAVQGIAYVIETYGLIYNKALLNKYFELPDAEIKSIDELNNFEALKKVADGIQKNKDELGVSGAFTSAGMDASSDWRFKTHLANLPVYYEYKEDGITSSEAIKGTYLENFKNVWDLYLKDSTCEPSMISSKTGEDAASEFALGEAVFYQNGTWAYNDIKDMEVADEDMGMLPIYIGAEGEENQGLCTGSENYWCVNKKASEEDIQATLDFLTWVVESEEGRDMLANEMGFITPFKTFDEYLPENPLVKANDEYAKAGKTPVSWNFTTMPSEEWKNKVGSAMLEYAQGTGEWDAVKTAFVDGWASEYEAAHAE; this is translated from the coding sequence ATGAAATTTAAAAAAGTATTTGCAATGCTGATGACAGCAACTATGCTTACATCTATGCTGGCAGGATGCGGTGGCAGCACAGAAAACGAAGACAAAGAACCATCAAAGGAAGAGTCTTCCGAAGTACAAGGTGACAAGGAAAAAGGTGGAGACGGAAAGGTATATTATCTGAACTTCAAGCCGGAGCAGGCAGACCAGTGGGTAGAATTGGCAGAAACTTATACAGATGAAACCGGTGTGGAAGTAGAGGTACAGACAGCAGCAGCCGGTACTTATGAGTCTACTTTGAAATCTGAAATGGCAAAGGACGAGCCTCCTACACTGTTTCAGGTAAATGGTCCGGTGGGACTGGCTTCCTGGAAGGATTACTGCTATGATTTATCCGACTCTCAGATTTATAAAGATGTGAGCAGTGACGATTATGTATTAAAAGACGGAGATGCTGTTCAGGGGATTGCTTATGTAATTGAAACTTATGGTTTGATTTATAATAAGGCACTGCTGAATAAATACTTTGAACTTCCGGATGCAGAAATCAAATCCATTGATGAATTAAACAATTTTGAAGCGCTGAAAAAAGTAGCAGACGGCATTCAGAAAAACAAAGATGAGTTAGGTGTTTCCGGCGCATTTACATCTGCCGGTATGGATGCTTCTTCTGACTGGAGATTTAAAACACATTTAGCAAACCTTCCGGTTTACTATGAATATAAAGAAGACGGAATTACTTCCTCAGAGGCAATCAAAGGCACTTATCTTGAAAACTTCAAAAATGTATGGGATTTATATTTAAAAGACTCCACTTGTGAACCTTCTATGATTTCCTCTAAGACAGGTGAAGATGCGGCTTCTGAATTCGCACTTGGCGAGGCTGTTTTCTATCAGAACGGAACATGGGCTTACAATGATATTAAAGACATGGAAGTAGCAGATGAAGATATGGGAATGCTTCCTATCTACATTGGTGCAGAAGGTGAAGAAAATCAGGGACTTTGCACAGGTTCTGAAAACTACTGGTGTGTAAATAAGAAAGCATCAGAAGAAGATATTCAGGCAACCTTGGACTTCCTCACATGGGTTGTAGAAAGTGAAGAAGGACGAGATATGCTTGCAAATGAAATGGGATTTATTACACCGTTTAAGACCTTTGACGAGTATCTGCCGGAAAACCCGTTGGTAAAAGCAAATGATGAATATGCAAAAGCAGGCAAAACACCGGTAAGCTGGAACTTTACAACCATGCCTTCCGAAGAATGGAAGAATAAGGTTGGTTCTGCAATGCTGGAATATGCACAGGGAACAGGCGAATGGGACGCTGTGAAAACTGCATTTGTAGATGGCTGGGCTTCTGAATACGAAGCAGCACACGCAGAATAA
- a CDS encoding dicarboxylate/amino acid:cation symporter: MKKLFNNLPFRLLLGVIIGILAGQAANLPVMHVVVTAKFILGQIITFCVPLIIIGFIAPSITKLGNNASKILGVAILCAYSSSVLAALFSMGAGYGLIPHLSIVSEVDGLKELPELVFKLEIPQIMPVMSALVLSVLLGLAATWTKAKTTVKLLDEFQKIVLLIVSKVLIPILPFFIAVTFCALSYEGTITKQLPVFLKVILIVMAGHYIWLALLYLIGGIYSGKNPWKVLKNYGPAYLTAVGTMSSAATLAVALRCAKKSEPELRDDMVDFGIPLFANIHLCGSVLTEVFFVMVVSKILYGELPSVGSMILFCILLGVFAIGAPGVPGGTVMASLGLIISVLGFDETGTALILTIFALQDSFGTACNVTGDGALTMILTGFAEKHKIEQQKIEIDL; the protein is encoded by the coding sequence GTGAAAAAATTATTCAATAACTTACCTTTTCGCCTGCTTTTAGGAGTGATAATCGGTATTCTCGCAGGGCAGGCAGCAAATCTTCCAGTGATGCACGTAGTGGTAACTGCCAAGTTTATTCTGGGGCAGATAATTACCTTTTGTGTGCCACTGATTATTATCGGTTTTATTGCGCCGTCTATTACAAAATTAGGAAACAATGCGTCTAAGATACTGGGAGTGGCAATTCTTTGCGCCTATTCCTCCTCTGTTTTGGCAGCTCTGTTTTCTATGGGAGCGGGGTATGGACTTATCCCTCATTTGTCCATTGTTTCAGAGGTAGACGGATTAAAAGAACTTCCTGAACTGGTATTTAAACTGGAAATTCCTCAGATTATGCCAGTTATGAGCGCCTTGGTCTTATCTGTTCTACTTGGCCTTGCGGCAACATGGACAAAGGCAAAGACCACAGTAAAGCTTTTGGATGAATTTCAAAAGATTGTGCTTTTAATCGTATCAAAAGTACTCATTCCGATTTTGCCATTTTTTATTGCCGTTACTTTTTGTGCATTATCTTATGAAGGAACCATTACAAAACAGCTTCCTGTATTCTTAAAGGTAATCTTAATTGTCATGGCAGGGCATTATATCTGGCTGGCGCTTTTGTACCTCATAGGAGGCATTTATTCCGGCAAAAATCCGTGGAAGGTATTGAAAAACTATGGTCCGGCTTATTTGACAGCCGTGGGAACGATGTCATCTGCGGCTACCTTAGCGGTTGCCTTGCGTTGTGCCAAGAAATCAGAACCGGAGCTTCGTGACGATATGGTAGATTTTGGAATACCTCTTTTTGCCAATATCCATCTTTGTGGTTCTGTACTGACAGAAGTTTTCTTTGTTATGGTAGTTTCCAAGATTTTATACGGAGAACTGCCGTCTGTGGGAAGTATGATACTGTTTTGTATTCTTTTAGGCGTATTCGCCATTGGAGCGCCGGGAGTACCGGGTGGTACGGTTATGGCATCTCTGGGGTTGATTATCAGCGTTTTAGGATTTGACGAAACAGGTACAGCTTTGATTTTAACAATTTTTGCATTGCAGGACAGCTTTGGTACGGCTTGTAACGTGACTGGTGACGGAGCATTGACTATGATTTTAACTGGATTTGCGGAGAAGCATAAAATCGAACAACAAAAAATAGAAATTGACTTATAA
- a CDS encoding peptidylprolyl isomerase: MKKLAKKLACAVLAGTMGLSMLAGCGSDKIDGTKPLITGGEETITIGTGNLMLRMNQAQMASYYAMMGGSTAGMWEQDAGNGKTYADTTKESVTDQLKTMVLLKQHAKDYDVTVSEEEKKSIEEAAKAFTEANDKAILEKLAVTQADVEMLLELYTYQNKMYAPMTADVDTNVEDSEAAQSKITYCRVDTGDKQNEDGTTTPLTDEEKKAKKNQAQAVLDKVKAAEDTGAADMDALAKEVDENLSVLDTTFGKDDTLVDEKVKEAVKNLKDGELCGEVVEGENGYYVVRMDSVLDRGATDQEKLSIVNERKQEAYNDLIEDWEKDTKLTVDEKEWKKVTLTDADQYTIKQPEVETEEPVETQVDKDAEDKTKESTETAE, from the coding sequence ATGAAGAAACTAGCGAAAAAGCTTGCATGTGCAGTGCTGGCAGGAACCATGGGATTGTCCATGCTGGCAGGCTGCGGCAGTGACAAAATAGATGGAACCAAACCACTGATTACAGGAGGGGAGGAAACAATAACCATAGGAACCGGAAATCTGATGCTTCGTATGAATCAGGCACAGATGGCATCTTATTATGCCATGATGGGAGGAAGCACTGCTGGTATGTGGGAGCAGGACGCAGGAAACGGCAAAACCTATGCAGATACTACCAAGGAAAGTGTAACAGACCAGTTAAAAACTATGGTGCTTTTAAAGCAGCATGCAAAGGATTATGATGTGACAGTTTCCGAAGAAGAGAAAAAAAGTATTGAGGAAGCAGCAAAGGCATTTACAGAGGCAAATGACAAAGCAATTCTGGAAAAGCTTGCTGTGACACAGGCGGACGTAGAAATGCTTCTGGAACTTTACACTTATCAGAATAAAATGTATGCCCCAATGACAGCAGATGTGGATACCAATGTGGAGGATTCTGAAGCTGCACAGAGTAAAATTACTTACTGCAGAGTAGATACAGGTGATAAGCAGAACGAAGACGGAACGACCACACCGCTGACTGATGAAGAGAAGAAGGCAAAGAAAAATCAGGCACAGGCTGTTCTGGATAAAGTAAAGGCAGCAGAAGATACAGGAGCGGCTGATATGGACGCCCTGGCAAAGGAAGTCGATGAGAATCTCAGCGTTTTGGACACCACCTTTGGAAAAGACGATACTCTTGTGGACGAGAAAGTGAAGGAAGCAGTAAAAAATCTGAAGGACGGCGAGCTTTGCGGTGAGGTTGTAGAAGGCGAAAACGGCTACTATGTTGTGCGTATGGACAGTGTACTGGACAGAGGGGCAACAGACCAGGAGAAATTAAGCATTGTAAATGAGCGTAAGCAGGAGGCTTATAATGATTTAATAGAGGACTGGGAAAAAGATACAAAGCTCACCGTAGATGAAAAGGAATGGAAAAAGGTGACACTGACCGATGCAGATCAGTATACCATTAAACAGCCGGAAGTAGAAACAGAGGAGCCTGTAGAAACGCAGGTGGACAAGGATGCAGAGGACAAAACAAAAGAGAGTACAGAAACTGCAGAATAG
- the pth gene encoding aminoacyl-tRNA hydrolase: MFLIAGLGNPGRQYEKTRHNMGFDTIDELIDRHRIPQGGIAHKGMYGKGMIAGEKVLAVKPLTYMNLSGDCIAEFVNYYKLDPESELIVIYDDIDLEPGQLRIRKKGSAGGHNGIKSMITRLGTQNFYRIKVGVGAKPQGWDLADYVLGRFSAEDREVVDIAIKQAADAVEMILEKGIDAAMNHYNGAGKKKKTQE; this comes from the coding sequence ATGTTTTTAATAGCAGGGCTTGGAAATCCAGGCAGACAATATGAAAAAACCCGTCATAATATGGGATTTGACACCATTGACGAGCTGATTGACCGTCACAGGATTCCCCAGGGCGGCATTGCCCATAAAGGAATGTATGGCAAGGGTATGATTGCAGGCGAAAAGGTGCTTGCAGTGAAACCTCTGACCTACATGAATTTAAGCGGAGATTGCATTGCGGAATTTGTGAATTACTATAAATTAGATCCGGAATCAGAGCTGATTGTTATTTACGATGACATCGATTTGGAACCGGGACAGCTTCGGATTCGGAAAAAGGGAAGTGCGGGCGGACATAATGGAATAAAGAGCATGATTACCCGTCTGGGTACACAGAATTTTTACCGGATTAAGGTAGGCGTAGGCGCCAAGCCCCAGGGTTGGGATTTGGCTGATTATGTGCTGGGAAGATTTTCAGCAGAAGACAGAGAAGTTGTAGATATTGCCATTAAGCAGGCAGCAGACGCTGTGGAAATGATTCTGGAAAAGGGTATTGACGCTGCCATGAATCATTATAATGGTGCAGGCAAAAAGAAGAAAACACAGGAGTAG
- a CDS encoding TIGR03943 family putative permease subunit, translating into MEDEIRVPIYFMAGFLESGKSTFLDFTIAQDYFQIDGPTLLILCEEGEVEFDEKQLKKSRTSVEVLNSLEELTPERLVAYDAFYSPERVIIEYNGMWQVSKFEEMQLPKDWGIVQHIVTVDASTFQVYMNNMKSLFVEMVRNADMVLFNRASMDMPLASFRRSVKVVNQGAEIIFEDEEGEIEDIFAEKMPFDVDADVIEIMDEDYGIWFVDAMDHPETYEGKTVSFTGMVLKSREFAKNVFVPGRMAMTCCADDTSFIGYVCKSPEAKHLKTGKWVKVIAVVDYEYVESYHKEGPVLNALSVEEVESLEQELVYFN; encoded by the coding sequence ATGGAAGACGAAATCAGAGTTCCCATATATTTTATGGCAGGTTTCCTGGAAAGCGGTAAGTCCACATTTCTGGATTTTACCATAGCTCAGGACTATTTTCAGATAGACGGCCCTACTCTTCTGATTCTCTGTGAAGAGGGAGAAGTGGAATTTGATGAAAAGCAGCTTAAAAAGAGCAGAACCTCTGTAGAGGTTTTAAACAGCCTTGAAGAGCTGACACCGGAGAGATTGGTGGCATACGATGCCTTTTACAGCCCGGAGCGCGTGATTATTGAATACAATGGTATGTGGCAGGTAAGCAAGTTTGAAGAAATGCAGCTTCCAAAGGACTGGGGCATTGTGCAGCACATTGTTACCGTTGATGCCAGTACTTTCCAGGTATACATGAACAACATGAAATCCCTGTTTGTGGAAATGGTGCGAAACGCAGATATGGTGCTGTTTAACCGCGCTTCCATGGACATGCCGCTGGCTTCCTTTAGAAGAAGCGTGAAGGTGGTAAATCAGGGCGCAGAGATTATTTTTGAGGACGAGGAAGGCGAAATCGAAGATATTTTTGCAGAAAAAATGCCCTTTGATGTGGACGCAGATGTGATTGAAATTATGGATGAGGACTATGGCATCTGGTTTGTAGACGCCATGGATCACCCGGAAACTTATGAGGGAAAAACCGTATCTTTTACCGGAATGGTATTAAAATCCAGAGAATTTGCAAAGAATGTGTTTGTACCGGGAAGAATGGCAATGACCTGCTGTGCAGATGACACCAGCTTTATTGGCTATGTCTGCAAAAGCCCGGAGGCAAAGCATCTGAAAACCGGAAAATGGGTAAAGGTCATCGCAGTTGTGGACTATGAATATGTGGAATCCTATCACAAGGAAGGTCCGGTTCTGAATGCTTTGTCCGTAGAAGAAGTAGAGTCTCTGGAGCAGGAACTGGTATATTTTAACTAA
- a CDS encoding CobW family GTP-binding protein has translation MTKIDIFSGFLGAGKTTLIKKLLTEAYKGEQVVLIENEFGEIGIDGGFLKEAGIEIREMNSGCICCSLVGDFGEALKEVIQKYSPDRIIIEPSGVGKLSDVIKAVQKVEGEVDIKLNSFTTVVDVTKCKMYMKNFGEFFSNQIEYAGTVILSRTDTPKATDDKVQAAVELIRSLNQTAAVITTPVEQLSGAKILDIMENNRSLEKELMEEETCPVCGGHHHDHHHHDHEHEHHHHHDHEECGCGHDHEHHHHHDHEECGCGHDHHHGHHHADEVFTSWGRETVKSFSREEIEQILNTLSTDESYGMILRAKGMVSSENGEWIYFDMVPGEADIRTGSPDYTGRLCVIGSKIDETKLAELFGI, from the coding sequence ATGACAAAAATTGATATTTTTTCCGGTTTTCTCGGAGCAGGAAAGACCACTTTAATCAAAAAGCTACTCACTGAAGCATACAAAGGAGAACAGGTGGTGCTGATTGAAAATGAATTTGGAGAAATCGGCATTGACGGTGGATTTTTAAAAGAGGCGGGAATTGAGATCCGCGAAATGAACTCTGGTTGTATTTGTTGTTCTCTGGTGGGAGATTTTGGCGAGGCGTTAAAGGAAGTCATTCAGAAATATAGCCCGGACAGAATTATTATTGAACCTTCAGGTGTAGGTAAGCTTTCTGATGTAATCAAGGCAGTACAAAAGGTAGAAGGAGAAGTTGACATAAAACTTAACAGCTTCACTACAGTTGTAGACGTGACAAAGTGCAAAATGTATATGAAAAACTTTGGTGAGTTCTTCAGCAATCAGATTGAATACGCAGGCACAGTGATTTTAAGCCGTACAGACACACCAAAGGCAACTGATGACAAGGTGCAGGCAGCCGTTGAATTAATCCGTTCTCTGAATCAGACAGCGGCAGTGATTACAACACCTGTTGAGCAGCTTTCCGGTGCGAAGATTCTGGATATCATGGAAAATAACCGTTCTCTGGAAAAAGAACTGATGGAAGAGGAAACCTGCCCGGTATGCGGCGGACACCACCACGACCATCATCACCATGACCACGAGCATGAGCATCATCATCACCACGACCATGAGGAGTGTGGCTGCGGCCATGACCACGAGCATCATCATCACCATGACCATGAAGAATGCGGTTGCGGCCATGACCACCACCATGGTCATCACCACGCAGATGAGGTGTTCACAAGCTGGGGCAGAGAAACTGTGAAATCTTTCAGCCGTGAAGAAATCGAGCAGATTCTGAATACGCTTTCCACAGATGAGTCCTATGGTATGATTCTGCGTGCAAAGGGAATGGTTTCCAGTGAAAACGGAGAATGGATTTACTTTGACATGGTTCCGGGCGAGGCAGATATTCGTACAGGTTCCCCGGATTATACAGGAAGACTGTGTGTCATCGGCTCTAAAATTGATGAAACAAAACTGGCAGAATTATTCGGAATTTAA
- the dapF gene encoding diaminopimelate epimerase produces MEFYKYHSLGNDYLVFDCQKNTEELNTEKIRKICDRNFGIGADGIVAGPYMDGEKMYVKVYNADGSEAEQGGNAIRIFAHYLKITGVVQKEKFFLYTKSGEVELRYLNRDGSRIQMSMGQLSFNSRKLGLTGPEREAVHEYFNFGGEEYDCTCASIGNPHCVIITDEISREKVCRIGKYSEGADYFPERINTQIVKVLDKNNIQIEIFERGVGYTLSSATCSCAAAGAALKQGLISSDVMVHTPGGKLWTQIDENWNVKMIGSVKRVCKIELFEDFFSI; encoded by the coding sequence ATGGAATTTTATAAATATCACAGTCTGGGAAATGATTATCTGGTATTTGACTGTCAGAAAAATACAGAGGAATTAAATACAGAAAAAATCAGAAAAATCTGTGACCGTAATTTTGGAATCGGTGCAGATGGAATTGTAGCAGGACCGTATATGGACGGAGAAAAGATGTATGTCAAGGTCTATAATGCAGATGGCTCAGAGGCGGAGCAGGGCGGCAATGCCATTCGTATTTTTGCTCATTATTTAAAGATTACAGGCGTTGTGCAGAAGGAGAAGTTTTTTCTGTATACCAAAAGCGGAGAGGTAGAACTGCGCTATTTGAATCGGGATGGCAGCAGAATTCAGATGTCCATGGGACAGCTTTCCTTTAACAGCCGCAAATTAGGGCTTACAGGTCCGGAAAGGGAGGCAGTCCATGAATATTTTAACTTTGGCGGGGAAGAATATGACTGTACCTGTGCGTCTATTGGAAATCCTCATTGTGTGATTATTACCGATGAAATTTCCAGAGAAAAAGTGTGCCGTATCGGAAAGTATTCCGAGGGTGCAGATTATTTCCCGGAAAGAATTAATACTCAGATTGTGAAGGTTCTTGATAAAAATAATATTCAGATAGAAATTTTTGAGCGCGGCGTAGGGTATACACTTTCCTCGGCCACCTGTAGTTGTGCGGCAGCAGGGGCGGCGCTGAAGCAGGGGCTTATCAGTTCTGACGTTATGGTGCATACACCGGGAGGAAAGCTGTGGACACAGATTGATGAAAACTGGAACGTAAAAATGATAGGAAGTGTGAAAAGAGTCTGTAAAATAGAGCTTTTTGAGGATTTCTTTTCTATATAA